One region of uncultured Sulfurimonas sp. genomic DNA includes:
- a CDS encoding Wzz/FepE/Etk N-terminal domain-containing protein, with product MQENQVNTQRYEEDEIDLRELFKTLMKNKIKIVLITSLITLGAVVYAFVMPKIYEGKVILKVGEYKLANANANANANANANANANANANANTKITIADASELSKELEILFIDILKNEKNREAKIDSINLIKQQKNFLEISALGSSNDAVSLEIKKVVEYTQNKHQKLLDEVKESHNNETKYLESKLLILKTKTLPSLTEKIKRYKNDVTLYESNLLDLKQNFKKIKNSNPTLAAIQINEQRYLVDTISKLKNSLESFENEKEDIELIQIEALKEQIKTLQVLIKPYNYKNTQIVGKIMTNDYAIKPKKKLIVVVAFVTGLILSIFLVFFMEFIKGFRDEDQPSLS from the coding sequence GTGCAAGAAAATCAAGTAAATACACAAAGATATGAAGAAGATGAAATAGACTTAAGAGAACTGTTTAAAACTCTTATGAAAAATAAAATAAAAATAGTGCTAATCACTTCTTTGATAACTTTAGGAGCTGTTGTTTATGCATTTGTAATGCCTAAAATTTATGAAGGGAAAGTTATTCTTAAGGTTGGAGAATATAAGCTTGCTAATGCTAATGCTAATGCTAATGCTAATGCTAATGCTAATGCTAATGCTAATGCTAATGCTAATGCTAATACTAAAATAACCATAGCAGATGCTTCAGAGCTTTCTAAAGAGTTAGAGATTTTATTTATAGATATTTTAAAAAATGAAAAAAATAGAGAGGCTAAAATAGATAGTATAAATTTAATAAAACAGCAAAAAAACTTTTTGGAGATTTCAGCCTTAGGAAGCTCAAATGATGCTGTTAGCTTAGAGATAAAAAAAGTAGTAGAATATACACAAAATAAACATCAAAAGTTATTGGATGAAGTAAAAGAATCTCATAATAATGAAACAAAATATTTAGAAAGTAAACTTCTTATTTTGAAAACCAAGACATTACCTAGCTTAACTGAAAAAATAAAAAGATATAAAAACGATGTAACTCTTTATGAATCAAATCTTCTTGATTTAAAACAAAATTTTAAAAAGATAAAAAATTCCAATCCTACTTTAGCAGCAATTCAAATTAATGAACAAAGATATTTGGTTGATACAATAAGTAAATTAAAAAATTCTTTAGAATCTTTTGAAAATGAAAAAGAGGATATTGAATTAATTCAAATAGAAGCATTAAAAGAACAAATAAAAACTTTGCAAGTATTGATAAAACCATATAATTATAAAAACACTCAAATTGTTGGTAAAATAATGACAAATGATTATGCAATTAAACCAAAGAAAAAACTAATAGTAGTTGTAGCTTTTGTGACAGGTTTAATTTTATCTATCTTTTTAGTCTTTTTTATGGAGTTTATCAAAGGCTTTAGAGATGAAGATCAGCCTAGCTTGTCTTGA
- the putP gene encoding sodium/proline symporter PutP, which yields MQTPLLISFSIYMLGMIGIGFYFYFKTDDLSDYVLGGRGLGPGVTALSAGASDMSGWLLLGLPGMIYSDGLVGSWIAVGLFSGAYLNWHYVAKPLRVYTHYLNDAITIPDYFSNRFKDNKNMLRVITAIVILVFYTLYTSSGLVGGAKLFEATFNLEYSMALIVGSVIIVSYTFLGGYNAVSWTDFIQGILMMLALVITPIVVLYDIGGISEAIRIIEIYDTNKLDILKGTSFIGIISLLAWGLGYFGQPHILVRFMSIRDENEMHRAKAIGMSWMGISILGSLAVGFFGFIYVVSNGVDLNDSEKIFITLSQLLFNPWIAGFLLAAILAAIMSTIDSQLLVSSSVLTRDIYHAILRKNANDKELVWIGRITVIVIAVIAWYISTDKNSSVLQLVSYAWAGFGAAFGPLVILSLYNKNITRAGAIAGMLVGSIIVIIYKNLEGGIFDIYELLPGFILAWIAILIFSRVGESASKESKEIFQEVQDKLG from the coding sequence ATGCAAACCCCACTTTTAATTTCATTTTCCATATATATGTTAGGAATGATAGGCATAGGATTTTATTTTTATTTTAAAACGGATGATTTAAGTGATTATGTTTTAGGTGGACGTGGTTTAGGTCCGGGAGTAACCGCACTTAGTGCAGGAGCATCTGATATGAGTGGGTGGTTGTTACTAGGTCTTCCAGGGATGATATATAGTGATGGTTTAGTCGGAAGTTGGATAGCTGTTGGACTCTTTAGTGGTGCTTATTTAAACTGGCACTATGTTGCAAAACCACTTAGGGTTTATACTCATTACTTAAACGATGCTATTACTATTCCTGATTATTTTTCTAATAGATTTAAAGACAACAAAAATATGCTTAGAGTTATAACAGCTATAGTTATTCTTGTTTTTTACACGCTCTACACATCTTCAGGACTTGTTGGAGGGGCTAAACTCTTTGAAGCTACTTTTAACTTAGAGTACTCAATGGCTCTAATAGTTGGAAGTGTTATCATAGTATCCTACACATTTTTAGGTGGATATAACGCTGTTAGTTGGACAGACTTTATACAAGGCATACTTATGATGTTAGCTCTTGTTATAACTCCAATAGTAGTTTTATACGACATTGGAGGGATTAGTGAGGCTATTAGAATTATAGAAATTTATGATACAAATAAACTTGATATACTAAAGGGAACTTCTTTTATTGGCATAATTTCACTTCTTGCTTGGGGACTTGGATATTTTGGTCAACCGCATATCTTAGTTCGTTTTATGTCCATTAGAGATGAAAATGAGATGCACCGCGCAAAAGCTATAGGCATGAGTTGGATGGGTATTTCTATACTTGGTTCATTAGCTGTTGGTTTTTTTGGTTTTATATATGTTGTATCAAATGGAGTTGATTTAAACGATAGTGAGAAAATTTTTATAACTCTTTCTCAGCTTCTTTTCAATCCATGGATCGCAGGATTCTTACTAGCAGCTATTTTGGCTGCCATAATGAGTACTATTGACTCTCAACTTCTTGTATCTTCTTCTGTTTTAACAAGAGATATTTACCATGCCATATTGAGAAAAAATGCAAACGATAAAGAGTTAGTTTGGATAGGTCGCATAACAGTTATAGTTATAGCCGTTATCGCTTGGTACATCTCAACCGATAAAAACTCTAGTGTTTTACAACTTGTATCTTACGCTTGGGCTGGTTTTGGTGCAGCCTTTGGACCTCTTGTTATTTTGTCTCTTTACAACAAAAACATTACAAGAGCAGGTGCTATTGCTGGTATGCTAGTTGGTTCTATAATCGTAATCATCTATAAAAACCTTGAAGGTGGTATATTTGACATATACGAACTTCTACCTGGATTTATCTTAGCTTGGATTGCTATTTTAATCTTTAGTAGAGTTGGAGAGAGTGCTTCAAAAGAGTCTAAAGAAATTTTTCAAGAAGTTCAAGACAAGCTAGGCTGA